In one window of Bos mutus isolate GX-2022 chromosome 13, NWIPB_WYAK_1.1, whole genome shotgun sequence DNA:
- the PRNP gene encoding major prion protein gives MVKSHIGSWILVLFVAMWSDVGLCKKRPKPGGGWNTGGSRYPGQGSPGGNRYPPQGGGGWGQPHGGGWGQPHGGGWGQPHGGGWGQPHGGGWGQPHGGGGWGQGGTHGQWNKPSKPKTNMKHVAGAAAAGAVVGGLGGYMLGSAMSRPLIHFGSDYEDRYYRENMHRYPNQVYYRPVDQYSNQNNFVHDCVNITVKEHTVTTTTKGENFTETDIKMMERVVEQMCITQYQRESQAYYQRGASVILFSSPPVILLISFLIFLIVG, from the coding sequence ATGGTGAAAAGCCACATAGGCAGTTGGATCCTGGTTCTCTTTGTGGCCATGTGGAGTGACGTGGGCCTCTGCAAGAAGCGACCAAAACCTGGAGGAGGATGGAACACTGGGGGGAGCCGATACCCGGGACAGGGCAGTCCTGGAGGCAACCGTTATCCACCTCAGGGAGGGGGTGGCTGGGGTCAGCCCCATGGAGGTGGCTGGGGCCAGCCTCATGGAGGTGGCTGGGGCCAACCTCATGGAGGTGGCTGGGGTCAGCCCCATGGTGGTGGCTGGGGACAGCCACATGGTGGTGGAGGCTGGGGTCAAGGTGGTACCCACGGTCAATGGAACAAACCCAGTAAGCCAAAAACCAACATGAAGCATGTGGCAGGAGCTGCTGCAGCTGGAGCAGTGGTAGGGGGCCTTGGTGGCTACATGCTGGGAAGTGCCATGAGCAGGCCTCTTATACATTTTGGCAGTGACTATGAGGACCGTTACTATCGTGAAAACATGCACCGTTACCCCAACCAAGTGTACTACAGGCCAGTGGATCAGTATAGTAACCAGAACAACTTTGTGCATGACTGTGTCAACATCACAGTCAAGGAACACacagtcaccaccaccaccaagggggAGAACTTCACCGAAACTGACATCAAGATGATGGAGCGAGTGGTGGAGCAAATGTGCATCACCCAGTACCAGAGAGAATCCCAGGCTTATTACCAACGAGGGGCAAGTGtgatcctcttctcttcccctcctgTGATCCTCCTCAtctctttcctcatttttctcataGTAGGATAG